CTTACTTAACGTTGTATTCCAAGTGTTCTTATAGCTCGGATATTTAGCGACCAAACCAGCAGTTCACAGGTGTCCTTAGTTAATCAACCTATAATTGTGTTTCGCCGCAAAAAAAGAACCTATAATTGTGTTCTACTCACTAAACAGTGGGGCATTGGGCTTACTTCCAATTTAGCAGAAATTTTCTACATTAATCTTTACTTTGCACCCAATCATGGCATGATCTAAAGCTCTTGGACGTGTGTAGAATACAGTGTATTGAAATATGGGTTTGCCTATGTCTCAggtgactgagattttcttaagtctcagccACCTCaaaaaagtgcaactgcagttcaaaaTAATATGCAACTGaaacgagttgcacttttctggcagaaaagtgcaattgcacttttcagcCAGAAATGTGCAACTCATGTACATTTTTTtgggtgactgagacttaagaaattCTCAGTCACCTGAGACTTAGCAAAACCGTTGAAATATTTACAAGATCATAGTTCGGAggtaaaagaaaagaagaaaacggCGCTTAATTACAAGGATTCTGCTAGATTACTTGCTAAAACTCTTAGAAAAAGAAACCTAGAAGGAAAATATGAAATCAACTAGCTCCGGGATGGGCGTCCTCTGTCGCGTCGCCGGAGTCCTGGGCAGCGCCTCCACGGTGTCCGGGCTGCCCTTGCTCTTGGCGCAGGTGCGGCTGCCGGCGTTGCAGACCGGGTAGTCCGACGGGCAGCACACGGCGCGGTCCCTGCAGCAGGTGGCGCCCTTGGCCGGGCAGCACCCCCACGCCAGGCACACGTTCCTCACGCCGTACGTGCAGCAGCATGTGCTCCCCGCCGGGCACGAGCTGTGGCGGTCGCACTTCTCCGCCGGCGACACGGGCGTCGGAGCCGGCGCCGGCTTCGGGTTGTCCCCGTTCTTGACGGGGTACGACGGGTACATGGCGATGCCGCACTTGCCGACATTGCCCGTCGTCGCGCTCGCGTTCCGCTCCATCCGGACGTAGCCGCCCTCGCCCCAGCCCGGACCCCACGAGTTGCGCACGATCCAGTACTCCCTGCCGTCCTCCTCCGTGCCGTATCCCACCGCGACGACGGCGTGGTCCAGCTGCGTGCCGCACCGCCCCGTGAAGACGCCGGACTCGTAGAGCTGGAACTCGCGCCCGCCGGCCTCGATGGCGACGCTCACCGGCTGGTGCGCCACGGCCTTCTTCAGCGACAGCTCGTCGTTCGCGGGCACGTCCTCGAACCCGTCGATCGAGACGACCTTGAGGCCCTTCTTGGCGAGGTCGCACTTGCCCTCCCTGCCGGTGTAGGGGTAGTCCTCCTCGGTGTCGAGGCCGCCGTTCCGTGCGATG
This region of Lolium perenne isolate Kyuss_39 chromosome 2, Kyuss_2.0, whole genome shotgun sequence genomic DNA includes:
- the LOC127330881 gene encoding cysteine protease 1-like is translated as MASHGAAVAVALLLIILFGVASPMISAARVIGGDASEHGLTRRTEAEAREMYDLWLARHGRLYNALGGEYDRRFRAFRDNLDFVDAHNARAAAGKESFRLGMNRFADLTNAEFRAAYLGATVPNAPRRNVVGERYRHDGAEALPEKVDWREKGAVAPVKNQGQCGSCWAFSTVCAVEGINKIVTGELVTLSEQELVDCARNGRNSGCHGGIMDDAFEFIARNGGLDTEEDYPYTGREGKCDLAKKGLKVVSIDGFEDVPANDELSLKKAVAHQPVSVAIEAGGREFQLYESGVFTGRCGTQLDHAVVAVGYGTEEDGREYWIVRNSWGPGWGEGGYVRMERNASATTGNVGKCGIAMYPSYPVKNGDNPKPAPAPTPVSPAEKCDRHSSCPAGSTCCCTYGVRNVCLAWGCCPAKGATCCRDRAVCCPSDYPVCNAGSRTCAKSKGSPDTVEALPRTPATRQRTPIPELVDFIFSF